One segment of Streptomyces bathyalis DNA contains the following:
- a CDS encoding heavy-metal-associated domain-containing protein → MSTVTTTYKVSGMSCGHCEGAVSGEISGIEGVTSVKAVASAGEVTVTSATEPDYEAVRAAVDEAGFELTGRA, encoded by the coding sequence ATGAGCACAGTCACCACCACGTACAAGGTCAGCGGCATGAGCTGCGGGCACTGCGAGGGCGCCGTTTCCGGCGAGATCTCCGGGATCGAGGGCGTGACCTCCGTGAAGGCCGTCGCCTCCGCCGGCGAGGTCACCGTCACCTCCGCGACGGAACCCGACTACGAAGCGGTGCGAGCCGCCGTCGACGAGGCCGGCTTCGAACTGACCGGCCGCGCGTAG
- a CDS encoding helix-turn-helix transcriptional regulator, whose translation MADRRLWSYKDIAAHIGVRTDTVRSYRKHGLLPPPDLVEGGKPFWYADTVRAWVTRRPGHRGGR comes from the coding sequence TTGGCCGATCGACGACTCTGGTCGTACAAGGACATCGCCGCGCACATCGGAGTCCGGACGGACACTGTGCGCTCGTACCGGAAGCACGGCCTGCTGCCGCCGCCCGACCTCGTGGAGGGTGGCAAGCCCTTCTGGTACGCGGACACCGTCCGGGCCTGGGTCACCCGCCGCCCCGGCCATCGTGGAGGGCGGTGA
- a CDS encoding sugar phosphate isomerase/epimerase family protein — MTSATPSLDRIRVGSAPDSWGVWFPEDPEQVPWRRFLDEVSEAGYEWIELGPYGYLPTDPARLTEEVGARGLKVSAGTVFTSLHRGPDVWDATWEHVGQVAALTRAMGADNLVVIPSFWRDDKTAEEIEPRELTAEQWRHLASGTERLAREVREKYGLEIMVHPHADTHIDTEEHVERFLDATDSDLVNLCLDTGHYAYCGGDSVKLIETYGERIGYLHLKQVDPTILSDVVEKGTPFGPAVRQGVMCEPPLGVPAMEPVLTAAQGLGVDLFAIVEQDMYPCPPDQPLPIAQRTRRFLRGCGA, encoded by the coding sequence GTGACTTCTGCGACCCCTTCCCTCGACCGCATCCGGGTCGGCTCGGCTCCCGACTCCTGGGGCGTCTGGTTCCCGGAGGACCCGGAGCAGGTGCCGTGGCGGCGTTTCCTCGACGAGGTCTCCGAGGCCGGCTACGAGTGGATCGAACTGGGCCCGTACGGCTACCTGCCCACGGATCCCGCACGTCTCACGGAAGAGGTCGGGGCCCGCGGCCTCAAGGTCTCCGCGGGCACCGTCTTCACCTCCCTGCACCGCGGACCGGACGTGTGGGACGCCACCTGGGAGCACGTCGGCCAAGTCGCCGCCCTCACAAGGGCGATGGGCGCGGACAACCTCGTGGTCATCCCGTCCTTCTGGCGGGACGACAAGACGGCCGAGGAGATCGAGCCGCGCGAACTGACCGCCGAGCAGTGGCGGCACCTCGCGAGCGGCACCGAACGCCTGGCCCGTGAGGTGCGGGAGAAGTACGGGCTGGAGATCATGGTGCATCCGCACGCGGACACCCACATCGACACCGAGGAACACGTCGAGCGGTTCCTCGACGCGACCGACTCCGATCTGGTCAACCTCTGCCTGGACACCGGGCATTACGCGTACTGCGGCGGCGACAGCGTCAAACTGATCGAGACCTATGGCGAGCGGATCGGCTACCTGCACCTCAAGCAGGTCGACCCCACGATCCTCTCCGACGTCGTGGAGAAGGGGACACCCTTCGGCCCCGCGGTGCGGCAGGGCGTGATGTGCGAACCGCCGCTGGGCGTACCGGCGATGGAGCCCGTGCTCACCGCGGCCCAGGGTCTGGGCGTTGATCTCTTCGCCATCGTCGAGCAGGACATGTACCCGTGCCCGCCGGACCAGCCGCTCCCGATCGCCCAGCGCACGAGGCGGTTTCTGCGCGGGTGCGGCGCATAG
- the iolC gene encoding 5-dehydro-2-deoxygluconokinase: MAVTEEPHDVVTMGRIGVDIYPLQTGVPLPQVETFGKFLGGSATNVAVAASRLGRSSAVISRTGNDPFGEYCHQALQGFGVDDRWVTPVAKYPTPVTFCEIFPPDDFPLYFYREPKAPDLELVPEDLDFAAIGAAHIFWVTGTGLCAEPSRTTTLTALEARAESRVRHPAGTDPVRTATVFDMDWRPMFWGEGGATTEEDVMAEARPHYRRALANATVAVGNLDECQVATGTREPQACADALLERGVELAVVKQGPKGVLAAHRDGTRVEVPPHPVEVVNGLGAGDAFGGSLCHGLLAGWDLEYLMRYANAAGALVASRLACSTAMPTAAEVEELLRG, translated from the coding sequence ATGGCAGTCACGGAAGAGCCGCACGACGTCGTCACGATGGGCCGTATCGGCGTCGACATCTATCCGTTGCAGACCGGTGTTCCGCTGCCCCAGGTCGAGACGTTCGGGAAGTTCCTCGGTGGCTCCGCGACCAACGTTGCCGTGGCCGCCTCACGGCTGGGCCGCTCCAGCGCCGTCATCAGCCGCACCGGGAACGACCCCTTCGGTGAGTACTGCCACCAGGCGCTGCAAGGCTTCGGCGTGGACGACCGCTGGGTGACGCCCGTGGCGAAGTACCCGACGCCGGTGACCTTCTGCGAGATCTTCCCGCCCGACGATTTCCCGCTGTACTTCTACCGCGAGCCCAAGGCCCCCGACCTCGAACTCGTCCCGGAGGACCTGGACTTCGCCGCGATCGGGGCCGCGCACATCTTCTGGGTGACGGGCACGGGCCTGTGCGCCGAGCCCAGCCGCACGACGACACTCACCGCGCTGGAGGCCCGCGCGGAGAGCCGGGTGAGGCACCCGGCCGGTACGGACCCCGTCCGGACGGCCACGGTCTTCGACATGGACTGGCGGCCGATGTTCTGGGGCGAGGGCGGCGCGACCACCGAAGAGGACGTCATGGCCGAGGCACGCCCGCACTACCGCCGGGCCCTCGCGAACGCCACCGTCGCCGTCGGCAACCTCGACGAATGCCAGGTCGCGACCGGCACGCGTGAGCCGCAGGCATGCGCCGACGCGCTCCTGGAGCGGGGCGTCGAACTCGCCGTCGTCAAGCAGGGGCCCAAAGGGGTGCTCGCCGCCCACCGCGACGGGACCCGCGTGGAAGTGCCGCCGCATCCGGTCGAGGTCGTCAACGGCCTCGGGGCAGGCGACGCCTTCGGCGGCTCGCTGTGCCACGGACTGCTCGCCGGGTGGGACCTGGAGTACCTCATGCGGTACGCGAACGCCGCGGGTGCGCTCGTCGCCTCCCGGCTCGCCTGCTCCACCGCGATGCCCACGGCCGCAGAGGTCGAGGAACTCCTGCGGGGCTGA
- a CDS encoding Cgl0159 family (beta/alpha)8-fold protein — protein MSSISICDLVAVRARHPEAIAEAAARRVRRPLVGESGRLMIVAADHPARGALGTGGSELAMANRAELLERLVLALSRPGVDGVLATADIVEDLLLLGALENKIVMGSMNRGGLAGASYELDDRFTGYRAEDIERLRFDAGKALLRIDYDDAGSLATMHSTARAVDDMAARRLPLFVEPFISRRVEGQIRNDLSAEAITRSIAIASGLGGTSAYTWLKLPVADDPDDMTWVCETSTLPVVLLGGETNGDQEGAYEKWRSALRLPAVHGLVVGRSLLYPADGDVAEAVDTAVGLL, from the coding sequence TTGAGCAGCATCAGCATCTGTGACCTCGTCGCCGTACGGGCCCGGCACCCGGAGGCGATCGCGGAGGCTGCCGCCAGACGCGTCCGCCGCCCCCTGGTCGGCGAGAGCGGCCGGCTGATGATCGTCGCCGCCGACCACCCCGCCCGCGGGGCCCTGGGCACCGGCGGCAGCGAACTGGCCATGGCCAACCGCGCGGAGCTGCTGGAGCGACTGGTGCTGGCCCTGTCCCGTCCGGGGGTCGACGGCGTACTGGCGACCGCCGACATCGTGGAGGACCTGCTGCTCCTGGGCGCCCTCGAGAACAAGATCGTCATGGGGTCGATGAACCGCGGCGGACTGGCCGGCGCCTCCTACGAACTCGACGACCGCTTCACGGGATACCGCGCCGAGGACATCGAACGGCTGCGCTTCGACGCCGGCAAGGCGCTGCTGCGCATCGACTACGACGACGCCGGTTCGCTGGCCACCATGCACTCCACCGCGCGCGCCGTGGACGACATGGCGGCCCGCCGGCTGCCGCTCTTCGTCGAGCCGTTCATCTCCCGCCGCGTGGAGGGCCAGATCCGCAACGACCTCAGCGCGGAGGCGATCACCCGCTCCATCGCGATCGCCTCCGGACTCGGCGGAACCTCCGCCTACACCTGGCTCAAGCTCCCCGTCGCCGACGACCCCGACGACATGACGTGGGTGTGCGAGACCTCGACCCTGCCGGTGGTCCTGCTGGGCGGGGAGACCAACGGCGACCAGGAAGGCGCGTACGAGAAATGGCGCTCGGCGCTGCGGCTGCCGGCCGTCCACGGGCTGGTGGTGGGACGGTCCCTGCTCTACCCGGCGGACGGCGACGTGGCGGAGGCAGTGGACACCGCGGTCGGGCTGCTGTGA
- the iolB gene encoding 5-deoxy-glucuronate isomerase, translating into MTSTTGTTGTSEAARAGAPAGSGTGFHLPAGSTRTREYTLDIDPRRAGWGYSSLRVLELEPGGTHDFGAGDSEWIVLPLSGGCTVAAEGETFELHGRTSVFDGVSDFAYVPRDAEVSITSAGGGRFALTGARCTRRMPARYGPAAAVPVELRGRGNCSRQVNNFGAAGVFEADQLIAVEVLTPGGNWSSYPPHKHDEDRPGVESELEEIYYFEIAPHRTDSGTVPGMGYQRVSPSGSGSGTDVLAEVRDGDAVLIPDGWHGPSIAAPGHDMYYLNVMAGPGLERAWLICDHPDHAWIRGSWEEQPVDPRLPLYHAPTVEGETSQ; encoded by the coding sequence ATGACGAGCACGACAGGCACCACAGGCACGAGCGAGGCGGCGCGCGCCGGGGCACCCGCGGGCTCCGGCACCGGATTCCATCTTCCGGCGGGCAGCACCCGCACACGCGAGTACACCCTCGACATCGACCCGCGCCGGGCCGGCTGGGGCTACTCCTCGCTGCGCGTCCTGGAGCTGGAGCCCGGCGGCACCCATGACTTCGGCGCGGGGGACAGCGAGTGGATCGTCCTCCCGCTCAGCGGCGGCTGCACCGTCGCGGCCGAGGGCGAGACGTTCGAACTGCACGGCCGCACAAGCGTCTTCGACGGCGTGAGCGACTTCGCGTACGTACCGCGCGACGCGGAGGTGAGCATCACCAGTGCCGGCGGCGGGCGCTTCGCACTCACCGGGGCCCGCTGCACCCGGCGGATGCCGGCACGCTACGGGCCCGCCGCGGCCGTCCCCGTCGAGCTGCGCGGCAGGGGCAACTGCTCGCGGCAGGTCAACAACTTCGGCGCCGCCGGCGTCTTCGAGGCCGACCAGCTCATCGCCGTCGAGGTGCTGACGCCGGGCGGCAACTGGTCCTCGTACCCGCCGCACAAGCACGACGAGGACCGGCCCGGTGTGGAGAGCGAACTGGAGGAGATCTACTACTTCGAGATCGCCCCGCACCGCACGGACTCCGGCACCGTCCCCGGCATGGGCTACCAGCGTGTCTCGCCTTCCGGCTCGGGCAGCGGCACCGACGTGCTGGCGGAGGTGCGCGACGGCGACGCCGTGCTGATCCCCGACGGCTGGCACGGGCCGTCCATCGCCGCGCCCGGCCACGACATGTACTACCTGAACGTGATGGCCGGACCGGGTCTGGAGCGTGCGTGGCTTATCTGCGACCATCCAGATCACGCCTGGATCCGAGGCAGCTGGGAGGAGCAGCCTGTCGATCCAAGGCTGCCGCTCTACCACGCACCGACTGTGGAAGGAGAGACGAGCCAGTGA